A stretch of Clostridium formicaceticum DNA encodes these proteins:
- a CDS encoding DegV family protein has translation MHPVQIITDSTSDLPIELLKEKEIAIVPLYVVFGEKDTYKDGVEISTEDLYKKVNETGDLPKTSAPTPADFHNIFKPYIDKGKSIIYIGLSSQLSSTIQNAKIAASEFPEGKIEIIDSLNLSAGIGLLVLKASDYVEEGLDHQEIAAKIREMVPKMRTYFAIDTLQYLQKGGRCSSIQSFIGSMLKIRPILKVVEGKILLDQKTRGKREKTLHTLLSELLKDKDKVDVSRIVIIHSLAYEDLLYFKKELLKVLEVQEIITLEAGCVISSHCGPKTIGLMYNIR, from the coding sequence ATGCATCCTGTACAAATTATTACTGATAGTACAAGCGATCTTCCTATAGAACTTCTTAAAGAAAAAGAGATTGCTATTGTACCCTTATATGTTGTTTTTGGAGAAAAAGATACCTATAAAGACGGTGTGGAGATTTCAACAGAGGATTTATATAAAAAAGTTAATGAAACTGGCGATCTTCCTAAGACATCTGCTCCTACACCTGCAGACTTTCACAATATCTTTAAACCTTACATAGATAAAGGAAAAAGTATTATCTATATTGGTTTATCTTCTCAACTGTCTTCAACCATACAAAATGCCAAAATAGCTGCTTCAGAATTTCCCGAAGGGAAAATCGAGATTATAGACTCTCTGAATCTGTCAGCTGGCATAGGCTTATTGGTTTTAAAAGCTTCAGACTATGTTGAGGAAGGCTTAGATCATCAAGAAATTGCAGCTAAAATTAGAGAAATGGTTCCTAAGATGAGAACATATTTTGCTATTGATACACTACAGTATTTACAAAAAGGTGGTAGATGCTCCTCTATCCAAAGCTTTATTGGAAGTATGCTAAAAATTAGACCGATTCTTAAGGTAGTGGAAGGAAAAATTCTTCTTGATCAAAAAACAAGAGGAAAAAGAGAAAAAACTTTACATACCTTATTAAGTGAACTCTTAAAAGATAAAGATAAAGTGGATGTGAGTAGAATTGTTATTATTCATTCTCTTGCCTATGAGGATTTACTTTATTTTAAAAAAGAACTTCTAAAAGTCTTAGAAGTTCAAGAGATCATAACTTTAGAAGCTGGATGTGTTATCTCCAGCCACTGTGGACCAAAAACCATTGGTCTTATGTACAATATTAGATAA
- a CDS encoding DUF362 domain-containing protein produces the protein MKNRRINEPIVSITHNQLEQLSIVEAINLLPIDEIIKQGDRVVITPNWVKAKPPYTATVVGPQTLQKLIQYIKTKNPASIIVATGSGGDDTLKVFQAVGYDKIIQEENIEFVDLNYGPYIELELEHDIIKTTKMNKLLQEIDVLISFTQLKQHEEATVSASIKNIALGWPPAEIHGFPKKKLGIHEDLHGFIAAITKKIPVDLAIVSLDKTMIGTGPSNGKAVNTEGLMIAATDALAADAIGARLLGFLPQAVQYIYKLYKEGVGEVDPKKMTIKGLTLEEAEKLFSKAAYGQEIVLDQNNVIKNIHGTQ, from the coding sequence ATGAAAAATAGAAGAATTAATGAACCTATTGTCAGTATAACCCATAATCAATTGGAACAATTATCTATAGTAGAAGCCATAAATTTATTACCAATAGATGAAATCATAAAACAAGGAGACCGGGTGGTGATTACACCTAATTGGGTAAAGGCAAAACCTCCTTATACCGCTACTGTTGTAGGACCCCAAACTTTGCAAAAACTTATTCAGTATATAAAAACCAAGAATCCTGCAAGTATTATTGTAGCTACTGGTTCTGGTGGAGATGACACATTAAAAGTCTTTCAAGCAGTAGGCTACGATAAAATCATCCAAGAAGAAAATATAGAATTTGTTGATTTGAATTATGGTCCCTATATCGAACTGGAACTAGAACATGATATTATTAAAACCACAAAAATGAATAAGCTATTACAGGAAATAGATGTACTTATAAGTTTTACACAATTAAAACAACATGAAGAAGCCACAGTAAGTGCTTCTATAAAAAATATTGCACTAGGGTGGCCTCCTGCTGAAATCCATGGTTTTCCTAAAAAGAAACTAGGCATTCACGAAGATTTACACGGATTTATTGCAGCCATCACCAAAAAAATCCCTGTAGACTTAGCGATCGTGAGTTTAGATAAAACCATGATAGGGACAGGCCCTTCCAATGGCAAAGCAGTAAATACAGAAGGTTTGATGATAGCAGCTACAGATGCATTAGCAGCAGATGCTATAGGAGCTAGGTTATTAGGTTTTTTACCTCAAGCTGTCCAATACATCTATAAACTATACAAAGAAGGCGTAGGAGAAGTGGACCCTAAAAAAATGACAATAAAGGGACTTACTTTAGAAGAAGCAGAGAAACTATTTTCTAAAGCAGCCTATGGTCAAGAAATTGTTTTAGATCAAAATAATGTCATAAAAAATATTCATGGCACACAGTGA
- a CDS encoding N-acetylmuramoyl-L-alanine amidase — protein MIILDPGHGGDDRGNRGPTGYIEADGVLDIGLRLRDGLIQEGYDVRMTREKDETVTLYDRTKMANSWQGSLLLSLHTNAGPEGADGIEIFYTLNNEWQNQQHHQEAKRAAEVIQRSLVEATGLRDRGVKTRLVDNTSSPIYGRDYYAVIRRSNMPALIIEMGFHSNPREEALLKTPEFRQKLADAIVKGMKEAYPMGDLPASEKVQAEKRKIALTVHNNTVEVNGLFYENRNYVPIKFFEEFGYEVTWDEVNSIVKIRYKK, from the coding sequence ATGATTATTTTAGATCCTGGTCATGGTGGTGATGATAGAGGCAATCGAGGACCAACGGGCTATATAGAGGCTGATGGGGTTTTAGATATCGGTCTTAGGCTTAGAGATGGATTAATTCAAGAAGGCTATGATGTGAGAATGACGAGAGAAAAGGATGAAACAGTGACACTTTATGATAGGACAAAAATGGCTAACAGCTGGCAGGGAAGTTTGCTGCTAAGTCTTCATACGAATGCGGGGCCGGAAGGTGCAGATGGTATCGAAATCTTCTACACCTTAAATAATGAATGGCAAAATCAGCAACATCATCAAGAAGCAAAAAGAGCGGCAGAAGTTATTCAGAGAAGTCTAGTGGAAGCTACGGGATTAAGAGATAGAGGCGTTAAAACAAGGTTAGTAGACAATACTTCCTCTCCTATCTATGGAAGAGACTACTATGCGGTTATTAGAAGAAGCAATATGCCGGCATTAATTATAGAGATGGGTTTTCACTCTAATCCAAGGGAAGAAGCATTGTTAAAGACACCAGAATTCAGACAAAAATTAGCTGATGCTATAGTAAAAGGAATGAAGGAGGCATATCCTATGGGAGATTTACCAGCGTCAGAAAAGGTCCAAGCAGAAAAAAGAAAGATAGCACTAACAGTGCATAATAACACTGTAGAAGTAAATGGATTATTTTATGAAAACAGGAACTATGTACCGATAAAGTTTTTTGAGGAATTTGGTTATGAAGTAACTTGGGATGAAGTAAATAGTATAGTGAAAATTCGTTATAAAAAGTAG